A single genomic interval of Methylobacterium bullatum harbors:
- the trxB_2 gene encoding Thioredoxin reductase, giving the protein MTDTLLPADSDGDDRSAQTFPRLGAEMESRVAGYGREETLPAGTLILARGQRRVDFFLVLAGRIEMFETDHEGATRVIVVHTEGQFTGELDLFNDREILVSGRTVVETRVVRIDRVAFRRLVTAEPDIGEIIMRAFILRRVGLIRHGRGGVVLIGPGHQRETLRLERFLVRNAYPHRILDTASDPDARNALDGFGLTEADLPVVIAPGAAVMRNPTNAALADTLGLTEAIDPGRVYDVAVIGAGPAGLAAAVYAASEGLDTIVVEGLAPGGQAGTSSKIENYLGFPTGISGQALAGRAQVQAQKFGARLAISRMATGLDCGGSPFRVILDDGTAVPARAVIAATGARYRRLDLPRYAHFEGQGIHYAATAMEAQLCAGEAVIVVGGGNSAGQAAMFLSRTVAHVHLLVRADGLAATMSDYLVQRIASSPRITLHTQTEITALVGDDTLTSVTWTDRASGVSETTVIGNVFVMIGAVPNTGWLADCLALDPKGFVPTGLRRDGTPALSPYATVVPGLYAVGDVRAGSVKRVASGVGEGSVVVQAVHGFLHPEP; this is encoded by the coding sequence ATGACCGACACCCTCCTCCCGGCGGACTCCGACGGCGACGACCGGTCGGCGCAGACCTTCCCCCGCCTCGGAGCGGAGATGGAGAGCCGGGTGGCCGGCTACGGCAGGGAGGAGACCCTGCCGGCGGGTACCCTCATCTTGGCCAGGGGCCAGCGGCGGGTGGATTTCTTCCTCGTCCTCGCCGGCCGGATCGAGATGTTCGAGACCGACCACGAGGGGGCCACCCGGGTCATCGTCGTGCACACGGAGGGGCAGTTCACGGGCGAGCTCGACCTGTTCAACGACCGGGAGATCCTGGTCTCCGGCCGCACCGTGGTGGAGACGCGGGTGGTGCGGATCGACCGCGTCGCCTTTCGCCGCCTGGTCACCGCCGAACCGGATATCGGCGAGATCATCATGCGGGCCTTCATCCTGCGCCGGGTCGGCCTGATCCGCCACGGGCGGGGCGGCGTCGTCCTAATCGGCCCCGGTCACCAGCGGGAGACCCTCCGCCTGGAGCGCTTCCTCGTCCGGAACGCCTACCCGCACCGCATCCTCGATACAGCGAGCGACCCCGACGCCCGCAACGCCCTCGACGGGTTCGGCCTGACCGAGGCCGACCTGCCGGTGGTGATCGCGCCGGGCGCGGCGGTGATGCGCAATCCCACCAACGCGGCCCTGGCGGACACTCTCGGGCTGACGGAGGCGATCGATCCCGGCCGCGTTTATGACGTCGCGGTGATCGGCGCCGGACCGGCCGGCCTCGCCGCCGCCGTCTATGCCGCCTCGGAGGGGCTCGACACCATCGTCGTCGAAGGGCTCGCTCCCGGCGGCCAGGCCGGCACCTCCTCGAAGATCGAGAACTATCTCGGCTTTCCGACAGGGATCTCCGGTCAGGCCCTGGCCGGCCGCGCGCAGGTCCAGGCCCAGAAGTTCGGGGCGCGGCTCGCGATCTCCCGCATGGCGACGGGGCTCGATTGCGGCGGGTCGCCCTTCCGCGTGATCCTCGATGACGGCACCGCCGTCCCGGCGCGCGCCGTCATCGCCGCCACCGGCGCTCGCTATCGGCGCCTGGACCTGCCGCGCTACGCGCATTTCGAGGGGCAGGGCATCCATTACGCCGCCACCGCCATGGAAGCGCAGCTCTGCGCCGGCGAGGCGGTGATCGTGGTCGGCGGCGGCAACTCGGCCGGCCAGGCCGCGATGTTCCTGTCGCGCACGGTGGCGCATGTGCACCTCCTCGTGCGGGCCGACGGCCTCGCCGCGACGATGTCCGACTACCTCGTGCAGCGGATCGCGTCGTCGCCGCGCATCACCCTGCATACGCAGACCGAGATCACCGCGCTCGTCGGCGACGACACCCTGACATCGGTGACCTGGACCGACCGGGCGAGCGGAGTCAGCGAGACGACGGTCATCGGCAACGTCTTCGTCATGATCGGCGCCGTGCCGAATACCGGATGGCTCGCCGACTGCCTCGCCCTTGATCCGAAGGGGTTCGTCCCGACCGGCCTGCGGAGAGACGGCACGCCCGCCCTGTCGCCCTACGCCACGGTGGTCCCCGGTCTCTATGCCGTGGGCGACGTGCGCGCGGGCTCGGTGAAGCGGGTCGCCTCCGGGGTGGGGGAGGGGTCGGTGGTGGTGCAGGCCGTCCACGGCTTCCTGCATCCGGAACCGTGA
- the todT_2 gene encoding Response regulator protein TodT has translation MPEATVHIVDDDPVLRDALVSLCLSDGLAAIGHGDPGGLAQSLRRRSPECVLLDVRLAEQSGLAVQESLRADGNTVPIIFLTGYGTIPMSVRAMRGGAVEFLTKPFIAEVLLAAIRKALAADAVALADRRARDDLSARLATLTPRERDVMRCAIGGLMNKQIAAELGITEITAKVHKRRVMEKMQARSLADLVRMADQLGVAATRQR, from the coding sequence ATGCCCGAAGCGACCGTTCATATCGTCGACGATGATCCGGTGCTGCGCGACGCGCTGGTGAGCCTCTGCCTGTCCGATGGATTGGCGGCGATCGGGCACGGAGATCCCGGAGGGCTGGCGCAGTCCCTCCGGCGCCGATCCCCCGAATGCGTCCTTCTCGACGTCCGCCTCGCCGAACAGAGCGGGCTGGCCGTCCAGGAATCGTTGCGCGCGGACGGCAACACGGTCCCGATCATCTTCCTGACGGGCTACGGCACGATTCCCATGTCCGTCCGCGCCATGCGGGGCGGGGCCGTCGAGTTCCTCACCAAGCCCTTCATCGCCGAGGTGCTGCTCGCCGCCATCCGCAAGGCCCTGGCCGCCGATGCCGTCGCGCTCGCCGACCGTCGTGCCCGGGACGACCTCTCGGCCAGGCTCGCCACCCTGACGCCCCGCGAGCGCGACGTGATGCGCTGCGCCATCGGCGGGTTGATGAACAAGCAGATCGCCGCCGAACTCGGCATCACGGAGATCACCGCCAAGGTCCACAAGCGGCGCGTCATGGAGAAGATGCAGGCGCGATCCCTCGCCGACCTCGTCCGCATGGCGGATCAACTCGGCGTCGCCGCGACCCGCCAGCGTTGA
- the rclR_2 gene encoding RCS-specific HTH-type transcriptional activator RclR has translation MSVGVFRPPIPDAPHRAGTRPGRREKTRGFRSPARLDRDGGQSPSGIRYTCIIAAFAHGLHGAGMDLHRHGAHKFPKAGLFASSAGRHWRGVAAEVRSHPAGDLPAIVPAQMEITLAIRRSPDAYVSRKGAGIRQRTPVEAGTIWLCPVGVGEDDIHISAPLDEILHIYLPAERFETLAELYGDARIRADTVRYLAGVEDPLLAQIGLSIHQELVRESSAGRMMVEAAALALTARVAQAYGHDRPDTRERPATQTAGPDRIDRAVAFIRDNLERDLSVAEIAAVACLSPFHFSRMFKRVTGKTPYAFVSEERLARARRLLNDSKIPLVDIALSSGFSSQGAFNTAFKRVVGKTPGEYRQHAS, from the coding sequence ATGAGCGTCGGCGTCTTCCGGCCGCCCATACCCGACGCTCCGCATCGGGCGGGGACTCGGCCCGGCCGCCGCGAAAAGACCCGCGGCTTCCGCTCGCCCGCCCGGCTCGACCGCGATGGCGGGCAGAGCCCGTCTGGTATCCGATACACCTGTATAATAGCCGCCTTCGCGCATGGCTTGCACGGTGCCGGCATGGATCTTCACCGGCACGGCGCGCACAAGTTCCCGAAAGCCGGTCTCTTCGCCTCGTCGGCGGGGCGGCATTGGAGGGGCGTCGCCGCGGAAGTCCGGTCCCACCCGGCGGGCGACCTGCCCGCCATCGTCCCGGCCCAGATGGAGATCACCCTGGCGATCCGGCGCAGCCCGGATGCGTATGTCAGCCGCAAGGGGGCCGGGATCCGGCAGCGGACGCCGGTGGAGGCGGGGACGATCTGGCTCTGTCCCGTCGGGGTCGGCGAGGACGACATTCACATCTCCGCGCCGCTCGACGAGATCCTCCACATCTATCTGCCGGCGGAGCGCTTCGAGACTCTCGCGGAGTTGTACGGCGATGCGCGCATCCGTGCCGATACGGTGCGCTATCTCGCCGGCGTCGAGGATCCGTTGCTCGCCCAGATCGGGCTCTCGATCCACCAGGAGCTGGTTCGGGAAAGCTCGGCGGGCCGCATGATGGTCGAGGCCGCCGCCCTCGCCCTGACGGCGCGGGTCGCGCAGGCCTACGGTCACGACCGACCGGATACGCGCGAGCGCCCCGCCACGCAGACCGCCGGCCCGGACCGGATCGACCGTGCCGTCGCGTTCATCCGCGACAATCTCGAGCGGGATCTCTCCGTGGCCGAGATCGCCGCCGTGGCGTGCCTCAGCCCCTTCCACTTCAGCCGCATGTTCAAACGCGTCACGGGTAAGACGCCCTATGCTTTCGTCAGCGAGGAAAGACTCGCTCGCGCACGGCGGTTGCTGAACGACAGCAAGATCCCGCTGGTCGACATCGCCTTGTCGTCCGGTTTTTCGAGCCAGGGCGCGTTCAACACGGCCTTCAAGCGCGTCGTCGGCAAGACGCCCGGCGAGTACCGGCAGCATGCCTCATGA